A stretch of DNA from Cannabis sativa cultivar Pink pepper isolate KNU-18-1 chromosome X, ASM2916894v1, whole genome shotgun sequence:
tctcttttctttttatctttagACATAATTTGCATTACCATTTCCCTtaatttgtttctacaaattaTGAGGTTTGAAGTCTTTTCTGGGTAATAATTACTATCTCAAATGGTGttcaaatatgtattttgttccTCCTAGAAGTTGAGATTGGAGCCCTTTATGGTCCCTATTACAATGGTTTGTTGTGTTCATCAAATATTTTAGAGCAAGGGAGAAGTTTCTTTTAACAATTATATGAGAAGGTTTCTTTGCTCCTATATCATCAAACACTCATGGAAAAGCTTGCCCAATTCCCTATTTCTACCATATAATTGATTAATGTCTTCCACAAAACCAGTTATGATGTATGTGAACTACCATTGCATGAGAATTTGCGGGTCATAATCTGATAAGACTATGCTGCCAAATTACTCAAACTTGTAGCCAAACAATAGGCAAAAACAGTTGGAAATTAATGAAACAGTAGTGGAGCAATAGAGTAGAATATGGAAACTGATATTGAATATTTGAGTAAGCTAATTACAAGTAATGGAAGCCCTTAAGCCCCTTTGATGCAGAGAAAAGATTTACTCAATTCATTGCATACCCCCTTCTCTCTTACTCacctatatatgtatatatatagtaaaaacAAAGACTGATTTAACAGAATCATATTGGTGGTTTTCTTTTTCAGGCTCAACGACTAGGTGACAACTTCAAAGAGCTGTTAAACACTTATAATGATGGTGAACTACCACCTAAAGAAATAGTGGAGAAGTTAATGACCAACACTATTAAAGATGATTATAGCTTATTGCCTGGCCTTTATCCTCGAGAAAAAGAGTACCACTTAAGTTCCATATTTGTTGATGTAGTCAGTCCATTAGTAAGTCAAATATTGTTAGTCAGTTATTGTCAAATTTGCTTTTCACTCTGAAATTCtcaactttgtctttttatcaAATTCATAGGGACGTTATGGCACTAGAAGCACTTCAGCATTAGCTGTAAAGTCAAATGAGGAAGTCAGCTTTTATGAGAAGTCTTTTGACTCGGAAAATGAAGAGTGGAATGAAAGAACAGTAACTTTCCATATCAATAGAGGAGAAAAATCAAACAACAGTAAGGTATATTATAAAGATTGAAGAAAGCAAAAGACCCCATgaacatattttctttatttaattattattacaacATAACATAAAAAGCCTTATACATATACTATATCTACATATGTTATGTCTATGcatgactatatatatatatcatgtatatgATTATTCATGAGGTGCAGGTGACACAAGTGCAACCTTCACCGCACTTGCAGTAGGCCTTGCCAACTCCAGTGGAGACAACACTCCTAGCACAAGTGCAAGGGTTGCAACCACAGTGCTGACCGCACGAGCACTTAATATGGTCATCTCCACTACTCCCACTACTTACTTTCTCTCCTGGTGTACACCTGTTTTCACAaagatataattattattatatatatatatgttagttTGGTTTCTTACTTTTTGTTGTTCAAATAGTTCTACTTTCCCATAtaaattgttaaaataaaagGAGACTTGAACTGACCTGCAAGCCAGGCCACCGGGGCATGGCACGGTACAGCCACACTTGTCGTTGCAGACTTTCATATTTCCCGCTGTGTCACTCATTTTCAGGCCTCCTTGAAGAAACTTCTGGGATGATTCTAGCTTGgtatttcatgtatatatatatgatgatgatgatgaagataaTACTGACTTGAATTGTTGATATAAATACTTCAGAGGTGGCAATTTTTTTTCCATGCAATTGTTTTGGTATCACCACGTAAGGAGTGTTTGAGCAAAGTCCAGAATGTGTTAGTTGCATAAGCCAAAATCTTATTTGGTCAAAATTCAAACTTCCACCGACTAATACTTTTTATCTATAAATCAAATGGATATATTTAGTTCAGCTAAGAATGAAGActtttgagaatttttttacattttgggGTAGCATTTAGTGCTGGGGCTGGAGTTTTTGACACGGTATGAAACCCGCACGAGCTCGAGAGGTACGAGTATGattcaacataaaaaaaaatatgagtttAGACACGACACTAcatgataaattcaaaaatacggCAACTAAACATGAATAAattaataacaatgataaatatttatttatatagtaatattcaaattatgataattataattatttattatataattgagtgtaactattattaaaaaaagtaactaaaattataaaatataaatatattttaatacttaagtcattaattgtaataaaaatataaaaatatagaacATGAATTTAagcttttataaaaaaaaataagttagtCTATTTAAGAAAGACAGATTATCCTAATTAAAGTACTATACGAATCCGAGCACAGTACAAAATTATCGAACTTGCAGACTATATCAGACCTATTCTATAAAATGTTTGCACGATatgttacaatttaattttttgttatagcCCAATGTAACATAATCCctattttaaaaggaaaatttcattaattgaccctaataaaataccccatttcaaaatttataccctccactaatttatacaaattaattccattattttccaaaactacccaaaatacccttttattttaatttttcctcCTTAACTCTTACtcttctcattctctctcttcgtccttctctcttcttcctctctGTCAACCGACCCACCCCCCACACCACACTAATATCTCAACTGACCCACCCCCACGACTAAACCCAGACGTCGACGACGACGACCCACCCACAGACGCGACCCCACGACGACGACTAAACCCACCCCACGACTAAACCCACAGACGCAACTGAGGACGATGACTCACCCCCACGACGCGACCAAACCACCCACGACGACCCACACAGTTCCACATTGATCCACGACGATCCACGACCAAAAAACAATGTTATCGATGAGATATCGATAGGATATCGACAAAATGACCTTTAGAAATTTCTGTGTGTTAAAGtgtatcgataggatgtcgatagtGTGTCGATAGAATGTCGACAGATGTTGAGTGAAATTTTTTTGAACTGGATTTAGTGTTTAAATTCATTTTGTCGACCATATGTCGATTGtatgtcgatatgttgtcgaCACAATGtaaatttattgttttaatttattgtcgacaacatgtcgatTGTATGTCGATATGTTATCGACACTTTATGCTGTTAATTTCTATGTGATATATCGACTCCatgtcgacacaatgtcgaTAATATTGTGTGATGTTGTGTTGGGTTGATTTTATTGGAATGTCGACAGCATATCGATGGTATGTCGATATGCTGTCGAACAAATTATGTTCTTGCTTACTGTTTGATAATGTCGACAGAATATCGACAggatgtcgatattttgtcgaccatttttttaaattttttgacattaacatttttttagtttttagtttttcagatggctcccagactCATAATTCCAGCATCGGAGCATTTTACTGGCCGCGTGACATACAGAGGCACTGGAACTTTTGCGAAAATCAAGTCTCGGTTTGAGGAGTACAACTTGAATAACACGACGAAGGAAAGCCGTTTTGGcaacttttagaattatgagTCTAGGAGCcatctgaaaaaataaataacaaatcaatattactgccaaaaaattaacaaatcgtcgacataatatcgacatcatgtcgatattatgtcgacATCATCAAACAGCCAATATAAATTAAAACATGTCGACAACATATCGACAATTTCAAGAGGACAACAATTTCACAACATgtcgacataatatcgacatCCTGACGATATGCACTCGATAATACACTTAAAAGCAACATCCTAATCTTGTCGACAACacatcgacatactgtcgacaagCTGTCGACAATTAAGGGAAAAAAAATAAGCTAAACCCTtaatcgacatcctatcgacatacacaCGATATTCTATCGACATACAATAACAGCAATACAATGCAAACAGACACAAATtctatcgacatcctatcgatatgCTATCGACATCCTAACGACATACAATAATTGCAATGCAATGTAAACAAACACCAATtctatcgacatcctatcgatattCTATCGACATGTCATCGATAACTCTGTAACAATCACAGATACCATTGAAACACCAACATCTAAAACCTAAAGAGCACAAAATCTATAAAAAATCCACTAATCTCAACAACATGCAATAATTGGCATCCAAAactatgaaaaatatatattttttttcaaaaaaaaacctTACCTTTGAATGCAATTCGTGGTGGTGGCAACGGGTCCTGCTCGTGGTGGTGGTGATGGCCTCTGTTCGGTGTCGACGACCACGGGTAGTGGTGGCGACGACGGTTCGTGGTGGTTGGTGGTGGTTCGTGGTGGTTTCGACAGGCACGGGTCGATTTCGCTACCcaccaagagagagagagaaagagaaaaagaggGATGGGTCGGGGTCGTGGGTGGATGGCTGGAGTGGGGTCGTGGTCGTGGTGGTGCGACGGGTGGTCGTTGGGTCGTCGTCGAAGAGGGAACGACAAAGAGAGAGGGGGAacgatagagagagagagggaaagagagggaaagacggaaagagagagagaataggaaaattaaatttgaggggtattttgggtagaAATGAGTAATAGTGGAATTGTTTTGTACAAATTAGTGGaaggtataaattttgatatgagGTGTTTTATTAAGATCAAATagtgaaatttcccttttaaaaaGCACGAAAAATATGGACTAGATTAACACAACACACTTATTTACATCTATTAGCATCTATCTATTGGATGTGTACACTTGAATCTCTaaggaggcgtttggttgggaggaattaAAATattggaataggaataggaatagaatagaataaaatttaaaatgcataaaaaaaattgataaaaaaataattaaattttttttcttgttacattagaatggtcattcctttctttttaaaatggaatagccattccaatactttaaaatgcaatcaaacaaaggaatggaataaaaattgtttctgttccattccattccatttcattacctccaaccaaactctacctaatttctatttgttaatCATCCGAAAAGAGAAAAGTTGTAAGTTTAAAGCAATAACAAACACCAACGCAAGCTTCCAAGAGTAACACTCCAAATCCAAATTGGAAACTCAACTTTCTACACATGTCATTCTTATCATTATTTTCTCAactaaattgtatatataaaaaatgataTGTCATCTTGTATGttgaattaaaaagaaaaatatccaatttagaaaattatcCAACCATTACACCAACAATAAAAATATGAGACACACTTGTGCTGTTGTGCATTTAATATAAGGAGAATGATGTTTAAGATTGAAGATAACAAACCCAAAATCAAGGCAGCAAAGGGGGTTGTAAATAGCTTATAAAACAACCTTGCACTCAAAATAAtaccaaaaatattattttaggtattgtattttgtaaatattattaattgaattttttattttattaaataataatttagattttatatttttttaaatagtacAAAATGaatcttaaatttaattaagtattatgacaagaataattatattttttttatatatatgttagtaTTAAATATTAgttgtattaaataaaaataatgaaaaataagtttagaattaattttatactattttaaaaaatatttataaagtctaatctataacttttacctaatataaaattcaaaataatattaattaagaacATTAACCTAGCACACAAATAATTATAGACCTTTGTTTCCTTTTCTTAAACATATATATGAAGAAAATTAAATGGGTAATAAACAAGTAATGTATCTCTCAATCTCGTTTGTGTTTCTCATTTATGTCTCTATTTTTGCCCAGATGGGTTCGGGATAGGGAAATCCCCATTAGGTATGAGGATCCATTAAGTAgctattataataaaaatataataataagaagaaaataatgtaatgtaatttaaattaaaataaaaaaataagatattaattttaaaataaagaaacaTTCAACTTATTAAGAAACATTTATTATAAGATTAATAGTCAAACTTTGTAAGTATAATTAATAACTTTAATACgtaataattaaaagaaaactatatagaaaatttgaaaattatatatgtgACTAGAATTTAAAGTGGGAAGTATCACAACAATCTTACTCGGAACTCGATtcaagtatataaaaatgagtAATCCCCATCCCATTTGGAACCTGTGGGTCAGAAAGAGGGAGAGTTAGATGGATGGATATAAGCAAGGGAGAGGAGAGTAATGATCCTTTTATATTAgggtcttttttatttttacacttcaaaataattttttttttgtatttttacgaaattttacatagaaacttctattgcaactagcgttgtaacctaaattgcaacaaaaaatcgtatagaaactcttattgcaactagcgctacaACCACTTCAGAAAACAAaccataaatttgaaaaaaaaattaaaaaacagtaTATGAGGTAATTCCCCTTTATATGGAGCGATTGAATGatagataattattaatttacaaaattactattttatctctgtaattattttttaataataatatttattaagggcatttatgtaatt
This window harbors:
- the LOC115702869 gene encoding EC protein I/II-like, whose protein sequence is MSDTAGNMKVCNDKCGCTVPCPGGLACRCTPGEKVSSGSSGDDHIKCSCGQHCGCNPCTCARSVVSTGVGKAYCKCGEGCTCVTCTS